The following proteins are co-located in the Spirosoma montaniterrae genome:
- a CDS encoding RidA family protein — protein MANKTPVFHPHVKDGFKSPAYSPGVICDGWLYVSGQTPIDYPSGQVMLGTIESETRKVMSNILEILEGAGCSFDDVVKTTVHLADIADFEIYNAVYASYFTGVLPARTTVQSVLNRGIKVEIDVVAKVPEQ, from the coding sequence ATGGCAAACAAGACGCCTGTATTTCACCCGCACGTTAAAGACGGTTTCAAAAGCCCGGCGTATTCGCCCGGCGTTATCTGCGATGGCTGGCTGTACGTATCGGGCCAAACGCCCATTGATTACCCATCGGGGCAGGTGATGCTTGGCACCATCGAAAGCGAAACACGCAAGGTGATGAGCAATATCCTTGAGATTCTGGAAGGGGCAGGCTGCTCGTTCGACGATGTGGTGAAAACGACGGTTCATTTAGCCGATATTGCCGACTTCGAGATTTACAATGCCGTGTATGCCAGCTACTTTACGGGTGTATTGCCCGCCCGAACCACCGTGCAGTCGGTGCTGAACCGGGGCATTAAAGTCGAAATTGACGTGGTTGCTAAAGTGCCGGAACAATGA
- a CDS encoding D-TA family PLP-dependent enzyme yields MSWYEVKNADAIPSPALLVYPDRVQENIQHAVQIAGSPARLWPHVKTHKMRVVTDRLLAAGIRSFKCATLKEARMLAEAGTDLAEIISVLVAYPLVGPAIAQLTGLRAEFPNVHFACLTDNRVSAQRLSDAFAANPLDVFLDLNVGMNRTGIKPTDAPALYHFCATLPNVRVAGLHAYDGHIRDTDLMQRTQRTDESFALADGVRQAIADAGGPTLPLIMGGTPSFSCHAQRPDVLLSPGTFVFWDAGYGQTLPDLPFIWAAALLMRVISVVDEQTLCLDLGHKSVAAENPLPRVVFLNEPDAQPIGQSEEHVVVRIANAHRFTPGDVWYGVPIHICPTVNLYDSVNVISDNQVVDNWLVTARGH; encoded by the coding sequence ATGAGTTGGTACGAAGTAAAAAATGCGGACGCTATTCCTTCGCCCGCGCTGCTGGTGTACCCCGACCGGGTGCAGGAAAACATTCAGCATGCCGTGCAGATTGCGGGCAGTCCGGCCCGGCTGTGGCCGCACGTCAAGACGCACAAGATGCGGGTCGTTACCGACAGGCTGCTGGCCGCAGGCATTCGGTCGTTCAAATGCGCGACACTGAAGGAAGCCCGGATGCTGGCCGAAGCCGGAACCGACCTCGCCGAAATCATCAGCGTATTGGTAGCCTACCCGCTCGTGGGTCCGGCAATAGCGCAGTTGACCGGGTTGCGGGCCGAGTTTCCAAACGTTCATTTTGCCTGTCTGACCGATAACCGGGTGTCGGCGCAACGGCTGTCGGATGCGTTCGCGGCCAACCCGCTCGATGTATTTCTGGACCTGAACGTAGGCATGAACCGAACGGGCATCAAGCCCACCGACGCGCCCGCTCTATACCATTTCTGCGCCACGCTGCCGAATGTTCGCGTAGCGGGGCTGCACGCTTACGACGGGCATATCCGTGATACTGACCTCATGCAACGCACACAACGAACCGACGAATCATTTGCGCTGGCCGATGGCGTTCGGCAGGCCATTGCCGATGCTGGCGGGCCAACGTTGCCGCTTATTATGGGTGGAACGCCGAGTTTTTCGTGCCATGCTCAACGGCCCGACGTGTTGCTCAGTCCCGGCACGTTTGTGTTTTGGGATGCGGGCTACGGCCAAACGCTGCCCGATTTACCATTTATATGGGCGGCTGCGCTGCTGATGCGCGTGATTTCGGTAGTTGACGAACAGACGCTTTGTCTCGATTTGGGCCACAAGTCAGTAGCCGCCGAGAATCCGCTGCCACGCGTGGTGTTTCTGAACGAACCCGACGCGCAACCTATTGGTCAAAGTGAAGAACATGTAGTAGTTCGCATCGCCAATGCCCATCGGTTCACACCCGGCGACGTATGGTACGGCGTTCCGATTCACATCTGCCCAACAGTCAATTTGTATGACTCGGTTAATGTAATTTCTGATAATCAGGTAGTTGATAACTGGCTCGTAACAGCACGCGGACACTAA